The proteins below are encoded in one region of Apium graveolens cultivar Ventura chromosome 4, ASM990537v1, whole genome shotgun sequence:
- the LOC141717520 gene encoding DNA-repair protein XRCC1 gives MSDPSASPGKKRNLPSWMSSRQNQKNDEGENQKQGRGGGEGGSKENDNFSKLLEGVVFVLSGFINPERGVLRSRAMEMGAEFQADWNSKCTLLVCAFPNTPKFRQVESDCGTIVSKEWISECYNKRKLVDIDTYLMHAGKPWRKQSVASKTTQDQEPSTSKKSQKQIEKAAYSKPNPEASLKHGVASVSEQEYFVPSKVKKWAADDFRKTISWLESQDEKPDPSDIKKIAAEGILTCLQDAIDSLKQDQEIKHISEQWNFVPQVVEELAKLERSQDEPDSLPKKHLLKQALACKEIYDKELETLNDSFTSKKKLKTGESKKTDKKRNETSGVSADYDSDETIEMTEEDIDKAYNSVASALCKSKT, from the exons atgtctgaTCCAAGTGCAAGTCCTGGAAAAAAGAGGAATCTTCCGTCGTGGATGAGTTCGAGGCAAAATCAGAAAAATGATGAAGGCGAAAATCAGAAACAAGGTAGAGGGGGTGGTGAGGGCGGTTCGAAGGAGAATGATAACTTTTCGAAGCTACTG GAAGGGGTAGTTTTTGTGCTGTCAGGGTTTATTAACCCTGAGCGTGGTGTATTGAGGTCTCGCGCTATGGAAATGGGCGCAGAGTTTCAGGCTGACTGGAATTCGAAATGCACATTGTTAGTGTGTGCATTTCCTAACACGCCAAAGTTTCGACAAGTTGAGTCGGATTGTGGAACTATTGTTTCAAAG GAATGGATATCAGAATGTTACAACAAGAGGAAACTTGTTGATATTGACACTTACCTTATGCATGCTGGTAAACCATGGAGGAAACAAAGTGTAGCTTCTAAAACCACCCAAG ATCAAGAACCATCAACATCTAAGAAATCTCAGAAGCAAATCGAAAAGGCTGCATACTCGAAGCCGAATCCTGAAGCTTCACTAAAG CATGGTGTAGCTTCTGTTAGTGAGCAAGAGTATTTTGTACCTTCTAAAGTGAAGAAATGGGCTGCAGATGATTTTCGCAAAACCATATCCTGGTTGGAGAGTCAAGATGAAAAG CCAGATCCAAGCGATATTAAGAAGATTGCTGCTGAAGGGATTTTGACTTGTTTACAAGACGCTATAGATTCTCTTAAGCAAGATCAG GAAATTAAACATATATCTGAGCAGTGGAACTTTGTTCCCCAAGTGGTGGAGGAGCTGGCTAAGCTTGAACGTTCTCAAGATGAGCCAGATTCACTTCCCAAAAAACATCTACTCAAGCAAGCACTGGCCTGCAAAGAAATTTATGACAAGGAACTCGAAACGTTGAATGATTCATTTACTAGTAAGAAAAAGCTGAAGACTGGTGAAAGCAAGAAAACAGACAAAAAACGGAATGAAACGTCCGGTGTAAGTGCCGACTATGACAGCGACGAAACAATTGAGATGACAGAAGAGGATATAGATAAAGCATACAACTCAGTAGCTTCAGCACTTTGCAAATCTAAAACATGA